In Bacillus sp. SB49, a single window of DNA contains:
- a CDS encoding Cof-type HAD-IIB family hydrolase, which yields MKQHLIALDLDGTLLTDDKVISGKTKETVLQAMDQGHIVVIATGRPHRASIDFYHELGLDTPMVNFNGAFIHHPKDHKWDALHSPLGIRTAHKIIHTCQELGVKNILAEVKDDVYLDRHDEEILRIFQTDIKPTVGRLQHHLKDDPTSILIHPEEEKIKRLRQELDQHAELIDHRKWGAPWHVIEIVRAGMNKAVGLDKIARYFHIPKERVIAFGDEDNDFEMIDYAGIGVAMGNAIDELKSMADHVTATNEQDGIGTFLNDYLQINKRAI from the coding sequence ATGAAACAGCATTTGATTGCGTTGGATCTAGACGGAACATTATTGACCGATGATAAAGTCATCAGTGGCAAAACAAAAGAAACCGTGCTTCAGGCCATGGACCAAGGCCATATCGTCGTAATTGCGACAGGAAGGCCGCACCGGGCAAGTATCGATTTCTATCACGAACTTGGTCTGGATACTCCAATGGTGAACTTCAATGGTGCGTTCATCCACCACCCTAAGGACCATAAATGGGATGCGCTGCATTCTCCGCTCGGCATAAGAACGGCGCATAAAATCATTCATACCTGTCAGGAACTCGGTGTAAAGAATATTCTTGCGGAAGTGAAGGATGACGTTTACCTCGACAGGCACGACGAAGAAATTCTGCGGATTTTTCAAACAGATATTAAGCCGACCGTTGGAAGGCTGCAGCATCACTTGAAAGATGACCCTACTTCCATTCTTATCCACCCGGAAGAAGAGAAAATCAAACGTCTGAGACAGGAACTGGATCAGCATGCAGAATTGATCGATCACCGGAAATGGGGCGCGCCGTGGCACGTTATCGAAATTGTCCGGGCCGGTATGAACAAAGCGGTCGGTCTTGATAAAATTGCGCGCTACTTCCATATCCCGAAAGAACGGGTGATCGCTTTCGGTGATGAGGACAACGATTTTGAAATGATCGATTATGCGGGGATAGGCGTCGCCATGGGGAACGCCATCGATGAGCTGAAAAGCATGGCTGATCACGTCACCGCTACGAATGAACAAGACGGCATCGGAACGTTTCTTAATGACTATCTTCAAATAAACAAACGGGCGATCTAG
- a CDS encoding alpha/beta fold hydrolase, producing the protein MIGVYRNTLKDIPVLTVVDSSKENEALPVFIYFHGFTSAKEHNLPQAYLLAQKGYRVILPDSAYHGEREEDLSKEELSLKFWEIVYQNLKELQDMKDELDRMELLENRRIGIGGTSMGGITTSAALTMYPWIQAAAVMMGSPKPVEFAQKLIEDVKNNGYELPLKQEELDELYHSLAGIDLSLQKDKLYSRPLFFWHGDADPVVPFEHSYDFYNDAISQYKNPENIRFLREVGRDHKVSRFAILELVNWLELVL; encoded by the coding sequence ATGATCGGAGTTTATCGGAACACATTGAAAGATATACCAGTACTGACAGTCGTCGACTCTTCCAAAGAGAACGAGGCGCTCCCGGTATTCATTTATTTCCACGGCTTCACCTCAGCGAAAGAACATAACCTCCCGCAAGCCTATCTGCTTGCGCAGAAGGGGTACCGCGTCATCCTCCCGGACAGCGCGTATCATGGCGAACGCGAGGAGGATTTGTCCAAAGAAGAGCTCAGCCTCAAATTTTGGGAGATCGTGTATCAAAACTTGAAAGAGCTTCAGGATATGAAAGATGAACTCGATCGCATGGAACTGCTCGAAAACCGCAGAATTGGTATCGGCGGAACATCGATGGGGGGAATCACTACGAGCGCTGCTTTGACGATGTACCCCTGGATTCAGGCGGCTGCGGTCATGATGGGTTCACCCAAACCGGTCGAATTCGCTCAGAAGCTTATTGAAGATGTAAAAAACAACGGATACGAGCTGCCTCTGAAACAAGAGGAGTTAGATGAGCTCTATCATTCGCTTGCAGGCATCGATTTATCCCTGCAGAAGGATAAGCTATACAGCCGGCCGCTCTTTTTCTGGCACGGAGATGCCGATCCTGTTGTTCCATTTGAGCACTCCTATGATTTCTATAATGATGCGATCAGCCAATATAAGAATCCGGAGAATATCCGTTTCTTGAGAGAGGTCGGGCGTGATCATAAAGTCAGCCGTTTCGCCATTCTTGAGTTGGTCAACTGGCTGGAACTCGTCCTTTGA
- a CDS encoding metal-sulfur cluster assembly factor, whose translation MGALENVIDPELGIDIVNLGLVYGVDIDEDGNTKVTMTLTAMGCPLAGHIEQDVKRCLADLPELNEISVNIVWNPPWTKDRMSRYAKIALGIPD comes from the coding sequence ATGGGTGCCCTTGAGAATGTCATTGACCCGGAACTCGGCATTGATATCGTGAACTTAGGCTTAGTCTATGGCGTCGATATAGATGAGGATGGCAATACAAAGGTAACGATGACCTTGACTGCGATGGGCTGCCCGCTGGCCGGTCACATTGAACAGGATGTAAAGCGCTGCCTTGCAGACCTTCCTGAACTAAATGAGATATCGGTGAATATTGTCTGGAATCCGCCTTGGACGAAGGATCGTATGAGTCGCTACGCGAAAATCGCTCTTGGTATTCCGGATTGA
- the mobB gene encoding molybdopterin-guanine dinucleotide biosynthesis protein B: protein MERAPVFQIVGYKNSGKTTLLSDLIAYGTDRGEKIAAIKHHTHEEPLKVMHHETDSYRLHECGSFLTGVDSPRRFQMELSHDDDFALDHLVDIYRHFSPDLITVEGYKEEHYPKAVIIKRVEDLKLLDNLTNIKLVITWDETLTAHVSHSVIALKDWRKRLPEVLELAKGES, encoded by the coding sequence ATGGAACGTGCACCAGTGTTTCAAATCGTCGGATATAAAAACAGTGGAAAAACCACCTTATTGTCGGATTTGATCGCCTATGGTACGGATCGTGGCGAGAAAATCGCGGCAATCAAGCACCATACTCATGAAGAGCCGTTAAAAGTGATGCACCATGAAACGGACAGCTACCGTCTTCATGAATGCGGCTCATTCTTAACAGGGGTAGACAGCCCGCGCCGGTTCCAGATGGAATTGTCCCATGATGATGATTTCGCTCTGGACCATCTAGTGGATATTTACCGCCATTTTTCGCCTGATTTAATTACGGTGGAAGGATATAAGGAAGAGCACTACCCGAAGGCGGTCATCATCAAAAGGGTGGAAGACTTGAAACTGTTGGATAACTTGACAAACATCAAGCTCGTCATCACGTGGGATGAAACGTTGACGGCTCATGTCTCTCATTCCGTTATCGCTCTGAAAGATTGGAGAAAACGCTTACCGGAAGTGCTGGAACTTGCTAAGGGGGAATCTTGA
- a CDS encoding molybdenum cofactor biosynthesis protein MoaE, with amino-acid sequence MGEKRCWITEEPIDVGSLVHTVTRPEAGAINTFIGTVREFTKGKQTLYLEYEAYTAMAEKKLEQIAREMEERWPDIQTAIVHRTGRLEISDIAVVIAVSTPHRADSYEASRYAIERIKEIVPIWKKEHWEDGDSWIGDQKEIVPGVPGKGDGM; translated from the coding sequence ATGGGGGAGAAGAGGTGCTGGATCACAGAAGAACCGATTGATGTCGGTTCTCTTGTCCATACAGTTACAAGGCCGGAAGCAGGAGCCATCAATACGTTCATCGGAACGGTCAGGGAGTTTACTAAAGGAAAGCAGACGCTCTACTTGGAGTATGAAGCTTATACCGCTATGGCGGAGAAGAAGCTCGAGCAGATTGCCCGGGAAATGGAAGAACGATGGCCGGACATTCAAACGGCGATCGTCCACCGGACCGGCCGTCTTGAAATATCCGATATCGCGGTCGTCATTGCTGTTTCGACCCCGCATCGGGCTGATTCCTATGAGGCGAGCAGATACGCAATTGAACGGATAAAAGAGATTGTCCCAATATGGAAGAAAGAACATTGGGAAGATGGCGACAGCTGGATCGGGGATCAAAAAGAAATCGTCCCCGGTGTACCAGGGAAGGGGGATGGAATGTGA
- the moaD gene encoding molybdopterin converting factor subunit 1 codes for MNRILFFAGLKEQIGEGEWSFDAAGLTVEDLKETVRQEFGVEQVMTSMTAVNEEFAQKETIVKEGDTIAFIPPVSGG; via the coding sequence GTGAATCGTATTCTTTTTTTTGCTGGCTTAAAGGAACAAATCGGTGAAGGAGAATGGTCCTTTGATGCGGCGGGTTTAACAGTAGAGGACTTGAAGGAAACGGTGCGGCAGGAGTTTGGTGTGGAACAGGTTATGACAAGTATGACAGCGGTCAATGAAGAATTCGCTCAAAAAGAAACGATCGTAAAAGAAGGAGATACGATAGCTTTTATCCCGCCTGTAAGCGGAGGATGA
- a CDS encoding undecaprenyl-diphosphate phosphatase — protein MEEIWLLIKYLFLGIFQGFTEPIPISSSGHLVIAQDLLGIKLEGLSFEVLVNFGSLIAVLIIYREDLLRLIRNGIGYIISRDERQKDDFDFIIYLIIGTIPAGVLGILLGDAIEGLSTVKTVGITLIITGIALWLIRNMRGRKGDAQMTWKDAVIVGLGQAVALIPGISRSGATIVAAMFLGMKQETALRFSFLLYIPVSLGTMLLSIEDVFASADSGSVWLAYGLAFLASIVASYFSLRWFMNIMAKGNLKYFAFYCFIVGGLVVLFL, from the coding sequence ATGGAAGAAATTTGGCTTTTGATTAAATATTTGTTTTTAGGAATATTTCAGGGTTTCACAGAACCAATACCGATTTCCTCAAGCGGGCACCTGGTCATCGCACAAGACCTTCTTGGAATTAAACTAGAAGGTCTGAGCTTTGAAGTACTCGTCAACTTCGGTTCCTTGATCGCCGTTTTGATCATTTACCGCGAGGATCTGCTCCGGCTGATCCGGAATGGGATCGGGTACATCATCAGTCGTGATGAAAGACAGAAGGATGACTTCGACTTCATCATTTATTTGATCATCGGTACGATCCCGGCAGGTGTGTTGGGTATTCTGCTCGGCGATGCTATCGAAGGCTTATCCACTGTTAAAACAGTGGGGATCACCTTGATCATTACCGGTATTGCCTTATGGCTGATCCGCAACATGCGCGGTCGCAAGGGAGATGCCCAAATGACTTGGAAGGATGCTGTCATTGTCGGTTTAGGACAGGCAGTCGCTCTTATACCGGGAATCAGCCGATCCGGTGCTACAATCGTCGCCGCCATGTTCTTAGGAATGAAACAGGAAACCGCACTTCGCTTCTCTTTCCTTTTATACATTCCGGTGAGCCTTGGAACGATGCTCCTCTCCATTGAAGATGTATTCGCCAGTGCGGATTCAGGAAGCGTGTGGCTTGCGTATGGGCTTGCTTTTCTTGCATCCATCGTTGCCTCCTACTTCTCTCTCCGTTGGTTCATGAATATCATGGCCAAGGGAAACTTGAAGTATTTCGCCTTTTACTGTTTCATCGTCGGTGGACTGGTCGTTCTATTCCTGTAA
- a CDS encoding YjzD family protein, producing the protein MRMIWTIVWAFLLSFMSAYVVSNMSGSDFAFSQVITMTILFTLAAVVLGEGLIKDEA; encoded by the coding sequence ATGCGGATGATTTGGACGATTGTTTGGGCCTTTCTTTTAAGCTTCATGTCTGCTTATGTAGTCAGTAACATGTCAGGAAGCGACTTTGCTTTCTCGCAGGTAATTACGATGACCATCCTTTTCACCCTTGCTGCTGTGGTATTGGGAGAAGGTCTCATCAAAGACGAAGCATAA
- a CDS encoding BMP family ABC transporter substrate-binding protein, with protein MKRRYGLFLCVLVLLAGCGSFPGYGEHSDVGMLLETTADDQGFGERGYEGLQMIEQEFDADVYYKENIKTYDQTAAAVEDLVHKGVDIIFGHGNIYESHFKELHASFPDVEFVYFNGEFSADNVTSLNFSSRAMGFFAGMVAGEMTKSDKIGLIGAFEWQPELEGFYEGVLYQNPEADVSVSLTNSWSDTQTALGIYSTMQRNGADVFYPAGDLFDISIIKQAEQDGKYAIGYVKDRSSVAENAVLTSTIQRIDEVYELVMERYVDGNLTGGSLTFDFQEGAIEMGTYSSDVPVGFQKEMDEAVAYYEETGELPNR; from the coding sequence ATGAAAAGAAGATACGGCCTATTTCTATGCGTCCTCGTTCTTCTGGCAGGGTGCGGATCATTCCCGGGCTACGGCGAACATTCAGACGTCGGCATGCTGCTCGAAACGACGGCGGATGATCAAGGCTTCGGGGAGCGTGGATATGAGGGGCTTCAGATGATTGAGCAAGAGTTTGATGCGGACGTCTACTATAAGGAGAATATAAAAACGTATGATCAGACGGCAGCGGCCGTCGAGGATCTTGTCCATAAGGGCGTAGATATCATCTTCGGGCACGGAAATATTTATGAGAGTCACTTTAAAGAGCTCCATGCTTCTTTTCCTGATGTGGAATTTGTTTATTTTAATGGTGAATTCTCAGCGGATAATGTCACCAGCCTTAATTTCAGTTCGCGGGCGATGGGCTTCTTCGCAGGGATGGTTGCTGGAGAGATGACAAAATCCGATAAAATCGGTTTGATCGGCGCATTCGAATGGCAGCCGGAATTAGAGGGGTTCTATGAGGGGGTACTCTATCAGAATCCGGAAGCAGATGTTTCTGTGTCTCTCACCAACAGTTGGAGTGACACACAGACGGCTCTTGGAATTTACAGCACGATGCAGAGAAATGGCGCGGATGTCTTTTACCCTGCGGGTGATTTATTCGATATCTCCATCATCAAGCAGGCAGAGCAGGACGGGAAGTATGCCATCGGTTATGTGAAAGACCGGTCTTCCGTTGCAGAGAACGCCGTATTAACAAGTACCATCCAGCGGATTGATGAAGTGTATGAACTGGTGATGGAGCGATATGTCGACGGAAACCTGACGGGAGGGTCGCTGACCTTTGATTTTCAAGAAGGAGCGATCGAAATGGGCACCTACAGCTCTGATGTTCCTGTCGGTTTTCAGAAAGAGATGGATGAAGCAGTCGCTTATTATGAAGAGACAGGAGAATTGCCAAACCGGTAA
- a CDS encoding beta-ketoacyl-ACP synthase III has protein sequence MRAGFLGVGHYAPEKVLTNKDLEKIVDTSDEWIRTRTGIEERRIASDDMDTSDLALRAAEAALEDADMKAEELDMILVATVTPDTPFPSVATKLQKSLGAPKVAAMDLSAACAGFMYGVITAKQYIETNAYKNVLVVGVEKLSKITDWTDRNTCVLFGDGAGAAVIGPVSEDKGILSFELGSDGSGGSNLYQTPEDVIYMNGREVFKFAVRQMPESSVNVVKKIGLSEQDVDYLVPHQANIRIMEAARQRLGIPEEKMSTAVKRYGNTSSASIPIALSEDVKAGKIKENDLVVLVGFGGGLTWGAVALRWGK, from the coding sequence ATGAGAGCAGGATTCTTAGGTGTCGGGCACTACGCACCGGAAAAAGTTCTTACAAATAAAGATTTAGAGAAAATAGTCGATACAAGTGACGAATGGATCCGGACACGTACCGGGATCGAAGAGCGCAGGATCGCGTCCGACGATATGGATACGTCCGACTTGGCACTTCGTGCAGCTGAAGCTGCGCTGGAAGATGCGGATATGAAAGCGGAAGAACTGGATATGATCCTCGTTGCCACCGTTACTCCGGACACACCATTTCCATCTGTAGCGACAAAGCTTCAGAAAAGCCTCGGCGCACCTAAAGTAGCAGCGATGGATCTTAGTGCTGCGTGTGCAGGATTCATGTACGGGGTTATCACGGCCAAACAGTATATTGAGACAAATGCCTATAAGAATGTGCTGGTGGTAGGTGTAGAGAAACTTTCCAAGATTACGGATTGGACCGATCGAAATACGTGCGTCCTTTTCGGAGATGGAGCGGGAGCTGCTGTCATCGGCCCGGTAAGTGAAGATAAGGGGATCCTTTCCTTCGAACTTGGATCCGACGGTAGCGGAGGATCGAACCTCTATCAGACACCGGAAGATGTCATCTACATGAATGGACGGGAAGTATTCAAATTTGCTGTCCGCCAGATGCCGGAATCCTCTGTCAATGTCGTGAAAAAAATCGGCCTTAGTGAGCAGGATGTCGATTACTTAGTCCCGCACCAGGCAAACATAAGAATAATGGAAGCAGCAAGGCAGCGCCTGGGCATTCCGGAAGAGAAAATGTCCACAGCTGTGAAGCGTTACGGCAACACATCTTCTGCATCGATTCCAATCGCTTTGTCAGAAGATGTGAAGGCAGGTAAAATAAAAGAAAACGATTTAGTCGTTCTTGTCGGATTCGGCGGCGGTCTCACATGGGGAGCCGTTGCCCTTCGATGGGGCAAGTAA
- the fabF gene encoding beta-ketoacyl-ACP synthase II has protein sequence MDKRRVVITGMGAVTPVGNSVDELWESIKNGVSGIGEITKVNKEDYPVHVAAELKDFDPSKYIERKEVRKMDPFVQYAMVASHMAVEDAGLEITDEIAPRTGVWIGSGIGGMGTYESQFETFQKKGYRRVSPFFIPMMIPDMAAGQVSISLGAKGINSCTVTACASGANSIGDAFKVLQRGDADIMIAGGTEAPMNKMSFAGFAAARALSLNEDPKTASRPFDKNRDGFVMGEGAGILIMETLESAKKRGAKIYGEITGYGSTGDAYHITSPAPEGDGAARAMKQALGDAGLEPTAVDYVNAHGTSTELNDKFETFATKTVFQEHAKKLAISSTKSMTGHLLGAAGAVEAVISLKAINDGILPPTINYETPDPECDLDIVPNEARKQEVNTVMSNSLGFGGHNATLIFQKYQD, from the coding sequence ATGGATAAAAGACGAGTAGTCATTACCGGAATGGGGGCGGTGACCCCCGTCGGTAACTCAGTAGACGAATTGTGGGAGAGTATTAAGAACGGTGTTTCTGGAATCGGCGAAATTACGAAAGTAAACAAAGAGGACTACCCGGTACACGTCGCGGCAGAGCTCAAAGATTTTGACCCTTCCAAGTACATCGAACGTAAAGAAGTACGGAAGATGGACCCATTTGTTCAATATGCAATGGTCGCTTCCCACATGGCGGTGGAAGATGCCGGCCTTGAAATTACGGATGAGATTGCACCTCGTACGGGAGTCTGGATCGGTTCCGGTATTGGAGGAATGGGAACATATGAATCCCAGTTCGAGACGTTCCAGAAGAAAGGATACCGTCGTGTCAGCCCGTTCTTCATCCCGATGATGATTCCTGATATGGCCGCTGGACAAGTATCTATCTCTCTAGGTGCGAAAGGCATTAACTCTTGTACCGTTACGGCATGTGCATCCGGCGCCAACTCGATCGGTGATGCGTTCAAGGTACTTCAGCGTGGAGACGCTGACATCATGATTGCCGGCGGGACGGAAGCACCAATGAACAAAATGTCCTTCGCAGGCTTTGCCGCTGCGCGTGCGCTTTCCTTGAATGAGGATCCGAAAACAGCGAGCCGGCCTTTTGATAAGAACCGTGACGGATTCGTCATGGGAGAAGGCGCAGGAATTCTTATTATGGAAACGTTGGAGTCAGCGAAGAAGCGTGGTGCGAAAATTTATGGTGAAATTACAGGGTACGGCTCTACGGGAGATGCTTACCACATCACATCACCGGCACCGGAAGGCGATGGAGCGGCCCGTGCCATGAAACAGGCGTTGGGAGATGCCGGTCTTGAACCGACAGCTGTCGATTACGTAAACGCCCATGGTACGTCCACGGAGCTTAATGATAAGTTTGAGACGTTTGCAACGAAAACTGTCTTTCAAGAGCACGCGAAGAAGCTTGCTATTTCTTCGACGAAGTCAATGACGGGTCACCTGCTTGGAGCGGCAGGAGCAGTGGAAGCGGTCATCTCACTGAAAGCCATCAATGACGGCATTCTGCCACCGACGATCAATTATGAAACACCTGATCCGGAGTGTGATCTTGATATCGTACCGAACGAAGCAAGAAAACAGGAAGTAAATACGGTTATGAGTAACTCGCTTGGGTTTGGTGGTCACAACGCGACCCTGATTTTCCAGAAATACCAAGACTGA
- a CDS encoding LCP family protein — protein MSQKRTLRKRRRKRRKRKAILAILSLTFLLFISYSAYEYLSGKHEAMENQASAEDGEGIDFEESPYKDSFRGVDNGDEKMTILLLGTDQRGTETARTDTIMLAEYNKENQDVKMVSLMRDTYVDIPGHGYNKLNAAFAIGGPELLRETIVDNFAVEPEYYAIVDFKGFTHIVDTLAPDGIEVDIDKDMYYEAGGDGTKIDLKAGKQQLDGEELLGYVRFRSDIRSDFGRVERQQEAIGLLKDQLVSFSGVLKAPRLIGTVQPYIDTNIEGTKVVDIGKDILLHPPEDIETLSIPTTDNVWNERKEYPIGLVLNHDEDKTQKTLRAFLDGGTEEPESP, from the coding sequence TTGTCACAGAAACGCACCTTGCGAAAAAGGCGGAGAAAGCGCCGTAAACGCAAGGCCATACTTGCAATCCTGTCTTTAACGTTCTTATTGTTTATTAGTTATTCTGCCTATGAATATTTATCCGGGAAGCATGAAGCGATGGAAAATCAGGCTTCAGCGGAAGATGGAGAAGGAATCGATTTCGAGGAAAGCCCCTACAAGGATTCTTTCCGGGGCGTCGATAACGGAGACGAAAAGATGACGATTCTGCTGTTAGGAACAGACCAGCGAGGAACGGAAACGGCTCGGACAGATACGATTATGCTGGCTGAATATAATAAAGAGAATCAAGATGTAAAGATGGTATCCTTAATGAGAGATACGTACGTGGATATTCCAGGGCACGGATACAACAAGCTCAACGCAGCCTTTGCCATCGGTGGTCCTGAGCTTCTCCGGGAAACGATTGTAGATAATTTCGCAGTTGAACCGGAGTACTATGCGATCGTTGATTTCAAAGGATTCACCCATATTGTGGACACGCTCGCTCCGGACGGTATTGAAGTGGATATCGATAAGGATATGTATTACGAAGCCGGCGGTGACGGCACAAAAATCGATTTGAAAGCCGGAAAACAGCAGCTTGACGGGGAAGAATTGCTCGGCTACGTAAGATTCCGCAGTGATATCCGATCGGATTTCGGTCGTGTGGAAAGGCAGCAGGAAGCAATCGGATTGTTGAAAGATCAGCTGGTATCCTTCAGCGGTGTCCTGAAAGCACCACGCTTAATCGGTACGGTCCAGCCTTATATTGATACAAATATCGAAGGGACCAAGGTGGTGGATATAGGGAAGGATATCCTGCTTCACCCTCCCGAAGATATCGAGACACTCAGCATTCCGACAACGGACAACGTTTGGAACGAACGAAAAGAATATCCAATCGGATTAGTACTCAATCATGACGAAGATAAAACACAGAAGACGCTCCGCGCCTTTCTGGACGGAGGTACGGAAGAACCCGAGAGCCCTTGA
- a CDS encoding YjbA family protein: MLYMHDLWVNWFEGEENGYNVCRFHEWRKEDGIELIDQIPLVLVNDELFHFIENDLQDLPASFLQAIHRKTYMKKNQERHTVEYAAVVTNGKDIIVFDTIGYTLPVKKSRLIPRQERLVFEMVQGKVPETYSIEGSAWKEHHILSLPPGKMSGLTRRERQLKQLLMMALDQLKHSDHPEEIRYWLTEWDPSQYPIIKEFSTEEAWDRLYEGTCRGWSMIHEELCRKMVKGQPFFETIWQGEQERVSQHMKSQN; encoded by the coding sequence ATGTTATACATGCATGATCTGTGGGTGAACTGGTTCGAAGGTGAAGAGAATGGGTATAACGTGTGCCGGTTCCATGAATGGCGCAAAGAAGATGGGATCGAGTTGATCGATCAGATACCCTTAGTTCTGGTGAATGATGAACTTTTCCATTTTATTGAGAACGATCTACAAGACCTGCCGGCATCCTTTCTGCAAGCGATCCACCGAAAGACGTACATGAAGAAAAATCAGGAGCGGCACACGGTCGAATACGCAGCTGTCGTCACGAATGGAAAGGACATCATTGTCTTTGACACGATTGGTTATACTCTTCCCGTGAAGAAGAGCCGTCTCATACCTAGACAGGAGCGTTTAGTATTCGAGATGGTTCAGGGAAAAGTACCGGAAACCTATTCAATAGAAGGAAGTGCGTGGAAGGAGCATCATATTCTTTCACTTCCACCAGGAAAAATGTCCGGTTTGACGCGTAGAGAACGGCAGTTGAAGCAGTTGTTGATGATGGCGCTCGATCAGTTGAAACACTCGGATCATCCAGAGGAAATCAGATATTGGCTGACTGAATGGGATCCGTCCCAATATCCAATTATCAAAGAATTTTCTACAGAAGAAGCGTGGGACCGTTTATATGAAGGTACGTGCAGAGGCTGGTCGATGATTCATGAGGAGCTGTGCCGGAAGATGGTAAAAGGGCAGCCTTTCTTTGAAACGATTTGGCAGGGTGAACAGGAACGTGTTTCACAGCATATGAAAAGCCAGAATTGA
- the trpS gene encoding tryptophan--tRNA ligase: protein MKTIFSGIQPSGTLTLGNYIGAMKHFTDLQDDHNCYFCIVDEHAITVPQDRLELRRNIRSLAALYLASGIDPDKSTLFIQSEVAAHTQLGWMLQCVSYIGELERMTQFKDKSATGSKEGVSAGLLTYPPLMASDILLYNTDIVPVGEDQKQHLELTRNLAQRFNNKYNDIFTVPEVRIPKEGARIMSLQDPTKKMSKSDSNQKAFISMLDDEKKILKKIKSAVTDSDGVVRYDKENKPGVSNLLTIESVCSGTPIADLEQKYDGKGYGDFKQGVADAVIAVLKPIQERYEALIDSDELDDILDQGADKASYEAQKMLRKAKKAMGLGRVKKK from the coding sequence ATGAAGACAATCTTTTCAGGGATTCAACCAAGCGGAACGTTGACACTAGGGAACTATATCGGAGCAATGAAGCATTTCACAGATTTGCAGGATGACCACAACTGTTACTTCTGTATTGTGGATGAACATGCTATAACCGTTCCACAGGACCGGCTGGAACTCCGCCGGAACATCCGCTCTCTTGCGGCGTTATACCTGGCTTCCGGTATTGACCCGGATAAATCAACGCTGTTTATCCAATCCGAAGTGGCCGCACATACGCAGCTTGGGTGGATGCTCCAGTGTGTCAGCTACATTGGGGAATTGGAGCGGATGACGCAGTTTAAAGATAAGTCGGCCACGGGAAGTAAAGAAGGAGTTTCTGCCGGCCTGTTGACTTACCCACCGCTGATGGCATCCGATATTCTTCTGTACAACACAGATATCGTCCCAGTCGGGGAAGATCAAAAACAGCATTTGGAGCTCACACGTAACCTGGCGCAGCGCTTCAACAATAAGTACAATGACATTTTCACAGTGCCGGAAGTACGGATTCCAAAAGAAGGCGCACGCATCATGTCGCTTCAGGATCCGACGAAGAAAATGAGTAAATCGGACTCCAATCAGAAGGCATTCATTTCCATGCTGGACGATGAGAAGAAGATTCTTAAAAAAATCAAGAGTGCCGTGACGGATTCCGATGGAGTTGTCCGTTACGATAAAGAGAATAAGCCGGGCGTCTCCAATCTGTTGACCATTGAATCCGTCTGCAGTGGTACACCGATCGCTGATTTGGAACAGAAGTACGATGGGAAAGGCTACGGAGACTTTAAACAAGGGGTGGCTGATGCTGTCATCGCTGTACTGAAACCGATTCAGGAACGTTATGAAGCACTGATCGATTCCGATGAATTAGACGATATACTTGATCAGGGAGCAGATAAAGCATCGTATGAAGCACAGAAAATGCTTCGTAAAGCAAAAAAAGCAATGGGCCTCGGTCGCGTGAAGAAGAAGTAA
- a CDS encoding DUF3899 domain-containing protein: MSIIRNKWLMILFNFALVTGLFFLLSPEHDLFHYINQLFYLAYFYLFIGILMWVIRGGFFDGIAYGFRRFYSTMSKQKDYLDDWKEKPLPSQTIGRSWLRFFLFQGSVLTVGLLALLVFYYQG; encoded by the coding sequence TTGAGTATCATAAGAAATAAGTGGCTGATGATTCTTTTTAACTTCGCCCTGGTCACAGGACTCTTCTTCCTGTTGTCTCCAGAGCATGATTTATTCCATTATATAAATCAATTGTTCTATCTTGCTTATTTCTACTTGTTCATCGGTATTCTTATGTGGGTGATCCGAGGCGGGTTCTTTGACGGAATCGCATACGGCTTTCGCCGGTTTTACAGTACGATGTCCAAGCAGAAGGATTATCTGGACGATTGGAAAGAGAAGCCCCTTCCCTCCCAAACGATCGGGCGGTCCTGGCTGCGCTTCTTCCTCTTTCAGGGAAGTGTATTGACCGTAGGACTTCTTGCTTTACTCGTTTTTTATTATCAGGGATGA